One genomic region from Streptomyces venezuelae encodes:
- a CDS encoding Uma2 family endonuclease, whose protein sequence is MTIAPDDARQAASLRYRAMRDFVQSMDDTVPGKFEVTKEGIVHDMMAPVGPHELTTVHLRRRLEKVMPEEIVAHTGEPDVEDVSEGIMRRPDVMVIALADMDVPGSFDPRTLFAAIEVVSRSNPDNDWVTKVRDYPLIGVPSYAVFDPRTGTGAVLTDIHPTPDGPRYATRKDFVYGEDVTIAEWTISTDGLPRYKDAPEG, encoded by the coding sequence ATGACCATCGCCCCGGACGACGCACGGCAGGCCGCCTCCCTCCGGTACCGGGCCATGCGGGACTTCGTCCAGTCCATGGACGACACCGTGCCCGGGAAATTCGAGGTCACCAAGGAAGGGATCGTTCACGACATGATGGCGCCCGTCGGCCCGCACGAACTGACCACCGTGCACCTCCGCAGACGCCTTGAGAAGGTGATGCCGGAAGAGATCGTGGCCCACACGGGCGAACCCGACGTCGAGGATGTATCCGAAGGCATCATGCGTCGGCCCGATGTGATGGTGATCGCCCTCGCGGACATGGACGTCCCTGGCTCCTTCGACCCCCGCACGCTCTTCGCCGCAATCGAGGTCGTCTCTCGCTCCAATCCTGACAACGACTGGGTGACCAAGGTGCGCGACTATCCCCTGATCGGTGTCCCTTCCTACGCGGTCTTCGACCCCCGCACCGGCACCGGGGCCGTCCTCACCGACATCCACCCCACGCCCGACGGCCCTCGCTACGCCACCCGCAAGGACTTCGTGTACGGCGAGGACGTCACCATCGCCGAATGGACGATCTCGACCGATGGCCTACCGCGCTACAAGGATGCGCCTGAAGGCTGA
- a CDS encoding helix-turn-helix domain-containing protein produces MGTQNTSVRPHAQSRNDGKNHSSRSTRRRYGGVVHDNARHTTRFTVVGNHLAQHENLSLVAIGLAVHIQSLPTGAQVDIDTLAERFPEGKTRIANALRELEAHGYLRRTRVRTDQGHMVTRTVSCNQPGRTAGGGDEPSPHPRRVVEKPPRRRALPSVPQPVYPAPDLLQTALGVLSGLRREDARLLISATDAEHLVPGVAAWLERDLTPEAVHRALTTDLPQEPLHRPAALLAHRLTAQLPPLPPFRAPKDPPAARHPLQNCDTCDRAYRAPEPGTCGACRSDHAGSA; encoded by the coding sequence ATGGGTACCCAAAACACTAGCGTGCGCCCCCACGCCCAGTCCCGTAACGACGGGAAAAACCACTCCTCCAGGAGTACCCGCAGGCGCTACGGCGGTGTCGTCCACGACAACGCCCGCCACACCACCCGCTTCACGGTGGTCGGCAACCACCTGGCCCAGCACGAGAACCTGTCTCTCGTCGCCATCGGCCTGGCCGTCCACATCCAGTCCCTGCCGACCGGCGCTCAGGTCGACATCGACACCCTCGCCGAACGCTTCCCCGAGGGAAAGACCCGGATCGCCAACGCCCTGCGCGAGCTGGAGGCCCACGGCTACCTGCGGCGCACCCGCGTACGCACGGACCAGGGCCACATGGTCACCCGTACGGTCTCCTGCAACCAGCCGGGCCGGACAGCCGGTGGCGGGGACGAACCGAGCCCCCATCCCCGACGGGTCGTGGAGAAACCACCCCGACGCCGCGCCCTCCCCTCCGTACCGCAGCCCGTGTACCCCGCCCCGGATCTCCTCCAGACAGCCCTAGGCGTTCTGTCCGGCCTCCGCCGCGAGGACGCCCGACTCCTGATCTCCGCCACGGACGCGGAACACCTCGTCCCGGGCGTCGCGGCCTGGCTGGAGCGCGATCTCACCCCCGAGGCCGTCCACCGCGCCCTGACGACGGACCTCCCGCAGGAACCCCTCCACCGCCCGGCAGCACTCCTGGCCCACCGCCTTACGGCCCAGCTCCCACCCTTGCCACCATTCCGCGCCCCGAAGGACCCGCCCGCCGCCCGGCACCCCCTCCAGAACTGCGACACCTGCGACCGCGCCTACCGCGCCCCGGAACCAGGCACCTGCGGTGCGTGCCGATCCGATCACGCGGGATCCGCCTAG
- a CDS encoding ATP-binding protein — MNQKNADQLHSLTRHFSVLLSPTPRGARLARLLAAEWMRDHEVPLVTHDDVLRIEVTDTRGENLPRLQPAYPEDDSGRGLLLVEALADRRGVGLGPVPRKTVWAELDLPRP; from the coding sequence GTGAACCAGAAGAATGCGGATCAACTCCACTCACTCACACGTCACTTCAGCGTCCTGCTGTCCCCCACGCCACGCGGGGCCCGACTCGCGCGCCTACTCGCCGCCGAGTGGATGCGGGATCACGAGGTGCCGCTCGTCACCCACGACGACGTCCTGCGCATCGAAGTCACGGACACACGAGGCGAGAACCTCCCACGCCTCCAACCCGCATACCCCGAGGACGACTCCGGACGCGGGCTGCTCCTCGTCGAGGCGCTGGCCGACCGGCGGGGTGTCGGGCTCGGCCCCGTACCGAGGAAGACCGTATGGGCCGAACTCGACCTGCCACGCCCCTGA
- a CDS encoding DUF397 domain-containing protein — protein MIRKSSTGDASELAWFKSSYSDGNEGDSCIEVATTPATVHVRDSKNLSGPQLALTPAAWAGFVSYAVRH, from the coding sequence ATGATCCGCAAGTCCTCTACCGGGGACGCCTCCGAACTGGCGTGGTTCAAGAGCAGCTACAGCGACGGCAACGAGGGCGATTCCTGCATCGAGGTCGCCACCACCCCCGCCACCGTTCACGTCCGCGACTCCAAGAACCTCTCCGGTCCCCAGCTCGCGCTGACGCCGGCCGCCTGGGCGGGCTTCGTCTCGTACGCCGTCCGCCACTGA
- a CDS encoding alpha/beta fold hydrolase, whose amino-acid sequence MPITAVSLDVSLAYETFGDPGDPPVLLVMGFGAQMLGWHEDFCRALADRGRYVIRYDNRDCGLSTKFDAHPVDVAEFIATVSSGDIPTALAMAPYRLHDMADDGLALLTALGIERAHVVGSSMGGMIAQTMAQSSPERVLTLTSMMSSTGENAYGRSSPEAQAVMATPKPADRDGYVAAAERELVWASRRYGDGAALRELAAASYDRSYHPAGLGRQLAAMILSGSRAEALRELRVPTLVIHGLDDTLIDPSGGRRTAELVPGAELLLVPDMGHDRPRELWPELIDAVVSHTG is encoded by the coding sequence ATGCCGATCACTGCCGTGTCCCTCGATGTGTCCCTCGCGTACGAGACCTTCGGCGACCCCGGGGACCCACCCGTCCTGCTCGTGATGGGTTTCGGCGCGCAGATGCTCGGCTGGCACGAGGACTTCTGCCGGGCGCTCGCGGATCGCGGCCGCTACGTGATCCGCTACGACAACCGCGACTGCGGGCTGTCCACCAAGTTCGACGCTCACCCCGTCGACGTGGCCGAGTTCATCGCCACCGTCAGCTCGGGCGACATTCCCACCGCCCTCGCGATGGCCCCCTACCGGCTTCACGACATGGCCGACGACGGCCTCGCTCTGCTCACCGCGCTCGGCATCGAACGCGCCCACGTGGTCGGCAGCTCGATGGGCGGAATGATCGCCCAGACGATGGCCCAATCCTCCCCGGAGCGGGTACTGACCCTGACGTCGATGATGTCCTCGACCGGCGAGAACGCATACGGCCGGTCCAGCCCGGAGGCGCAGGCGGTCATGGCCACCCCGAAGCCCGCTGACCGCGACGGATACGTCGCGGCGGCGGAGCGGGAACTGGTCTGGGCCTCCCGGCGCTACGGCGACGGCGCAGCACTGCGGGAGCTGGCCGCCGCAAGCTACGACCGCTCGTACCACCCGGCGGGACTCGGCCGACAGCTCGCCGCGATGATCCTCAGCGGTTCACGCGCGGAGGCCCTGCGCGAACTGCGCGTCCCGACGCTGGTGATCCACGGCCTGGACGACACACTGATCGACCCCAGCGGCGGAAGGCGCACGGCGGAGCTCGTGCCGGGTGCCGAACTCCTGCTGGTCCCCGACATGGGCCACGACCGCCCCCGAGAACTCTGGCCGGAGCTCATCGACGCCGTGGTGTCCCACACCGGTTGA
- a CDS encoding DUF4097 family beta strand repeat-containing protein: protein MRNFATTAPIAVVLDIPAGHIRFIAADRADTNVEVLPANAGNSNDVKAAERVSVAYADGVLRIEAAEAKSRILGNSGAVEVTVQLPAGSRVEAKTAAADFRSVGRLGDVTFEGAQGAVKLDETAAARLTLQAGDIAVGRLGGPAEISTQKGDLRIAEALRGTVALSTQAGDISIGAGRGVSATLDAGTGLGRITNALQNSEGATAGLNIHATTAYGDITARTL, encoded by the coding sequence ATGCGGAACTTCGCCACCACCGCCCCGATCGCCGTCGTCCTCGACATCCCGGCCGGCCACATCCGCTTCATCGCCGCCGACCGCGCCGACACCAACGTCGAGGTCCTCCCCGCGAACGCCGGGAACAGCAACGACGTGAAGGCGGCCGAGCGGGTCTCCGTCGCCTACGCCGACGGTGTCCTGCGGATCGAGGCCGCCGAGGCCAAGAGCCGGATCCTGGGCAACTCCGGGGCGGTCGAGGTCACCGTCCAGCTGCCGGCCGGTTCCCGTGTCGAGGCGAAGACGGCCGCCGCCGACTTCCGGAGCGTCGGACGGCTGGGTGACGTGACCTTCGAGGGCGCGCAGGGCGCGGTCAAGCTCGACGAGACCGCCGCCGCGCGCCTGACCCTCCAGGCCGGCGACATCGCGGTCGGGCGCCTGGGCGGCCCGGCGGAGATCAGCACGCAGAAGGGTGACCTCCGGATCGCCGAGGCCCTGCGCGGGACCGTCGCGCTGAGCACCCAGGCCGGTGACATCTCGATCGGTGCCGGGCGCGGTGTCTCCGCCACCCTCGACGCCGGCACCGGCCTGGGCCGGATCACCAACGCCCTCCAGAACAGCGAGGGCGCCACCGCCGGCCTGAACATCCACGCCACCACCGCCTACGGCGACATCACCGCCCGCACCCTCTGA
- a CDS encoding DoxX family protein: MFTEMSTTAVVVTAVAAFMAGFSAAAIFFKAAFVVEPLAAYGVPRSWWNWLGAAKAAGAAGLVVGFFVPVIGTLAAIGLILYFAGAVITIIRARSYAHVPFPLVYMAPAVAALALTW; encoded by the coding sequence ATGTTCACCGAGATGTCCACCACCGCAGTCGTCGTCACCGCCGTCGCCGCCTTCATGGCCGGGTTCTCCGCCGCGGCGATCTTCTTCAAGGCCGCGTTCGTCGTCGAGCCCCTCGCCGCGTACGGCGTGCCGCGGTCGTGGTGGAACTGGCTCGGGGCCGCCAAGGCCGCCGGGGCCGCCGGGCTCGTCGTCGGGTTCTTCGTGCCGGTGATCGGGACCCTGGCCGCGATCGGGCTCATCCTGTACTTCGCGGGTGCCGTGATCACGATCATCCGCGCCCGCTCGTACGCCCACGTGCCCTTCCCGCTCGTCTACATGGCCCCCGCCGTCGCCGCCCTCGCTCTGACCTGGTGA
- the metG gene encoding methionine--tRNA ligase: MAATGSEKQGAKAFYVTTPIYYVNDAPHLGHAYTTVAGDVLTRWHRQRGEKVWYLTGTDEHGQKIMRTAEANDVSPQEWCDKLVEEAWKPLWEHLNIANDDFIRTTQKRHTDRVQEFVQDLYDKGQIYKGGYEGPYCVGCEEFKLPGDLIEAEDGTKLCPVHKKPVEILKEENYFFKLSEYGPKLLEFYEANPGFVQPESARNEVLNFVKQGLEDLSMSRSTFDWGIPVPWDDKHVIYVWIDALLNYATAVGYGADQAKFDETFPANVHLIGKDILRFHAIIWPAMLMAQGLPVPGRVAANGWLMVGGEKMSKSNLTGIKPQDLTSHFGVDAYRWYFLRAIAFGQDGSFSWEDFTARYTSELANDYGNLASRVAAMVGKYFGGELPASAADGDAEKAIQDGLAKAVAVADAKIGEELDFQAGILAIFDFVKQVNGYITEQEPWKVAKDESEEGKARLATILYTAAESLRAVAVLLNPIMPETSQALWDSLGAEASLGALAAQPVQSSATWGRLPAGATVTKGAVLFPRLEEPKKD; this comes from the coding sequence ATGGCGGCCACTGGATCCGAGAAGCAGGGGGCGAAGGCGTTCTACGTCACGACCCCCATTTACTACGTCAACGACGCTCCTCACCTGGGCCACGCCTATACGACCGTCGCAGGCGACGTGCTCACGCGCTGGCACCGTCAGCGCGGCGAGAAGGTGTGGTACCTCACCGGCACGGACGAGCACGGTCAGAAGATCATGCGCACCGCGGAGGCGAACGACGTCAGTCCGCAGGAGTGGTGCGACAAGCTCGTCGAGGAGGCCTGGAAGCCCCTCTGGGAGCACCTGAACATCGCGAACGACGACTTCATCCGCACCACGCAGAAGCGTCACACCGATCGCGTGCAGGAGTTCGTGCAGGACCTGTACGACAAGGGTCAGATCTACAAGGGCGGGTACGAAGGCCCGTACTGCGTGGGCTGTGAGGAGTTCAAGCTCCCCGGCGACCTCATCGAGGCCGAGGACGGCACCAAGCTGTGCCCCGTCCACAAGAAGCCGGTGGAGATCCTCAAGGAGGAGAACTACTTCTTCAAGCTGAGCGAGTACGGCCCGAAGCTCCTGGAGTTCTACGAGGCGAACCCGGGCTTCGTGCAGCCGGAGTCGGCCCGGAACGAGGTGCTGAACTTCGTCAAGCAGGGCCTGGAGGATCTCTCCATGTCGCGCTCGACGTTCGACTGGGGCATCCCGGTCCCGTGGGACGACAAGCACGTCATCTACGTGTGGATCGACGCGCTCCTGAACTACGCGACGGCCGTCGGCTACGGCGCCGACCAGGCGAAGTTCGACGAGACGTTCCCGGCGAACGTGCACCTCATCGGCAAGGACATCCTCCGCTTCCACGCGATCATCTGGCCCGCGATGCTGATGGCGCAGGGCCTGCCGGTCCCCGGCCGGGTCGCGGCGAACGGCTGGCTGATGGTCGGCGGCGAGAAGATGTCGAAGTCGAACCTGACGGGCATCAAGCCGCAGGACCTGACCTCGCACTTCGGCGTGGACGCGTACCGCTGGTACTTCCTGCGGGCGATCGCCTTCGGCCAGGACGGTTCGTTCTCGTGGGAGGACTTCACCGCCCGGTACACGTCCGAGCTGGCGAACGACTACGGCAACCTCGCCTCGCGCGTGGCGGCGATGGTCGGCAAGTACTTCGGCGGCGAGCTGCCTGCCTCGGCGGCCGACGGCGACGCGGAGAAGGCGATCCAGGACGGCCTGGCCAAGGCGGTCGCGGTGGCCGACGCGAAGATCGGCGAGGAGCTGGACTTCCAGGCCGGCATCCTGGCGATCTTCGACTTCGTGAAGCAGGTCAACGGCTACATCACGGAGCAGGAGCCGTGGAAGGTCGCGAAGGACGAGTCCGAGGAGGGCAAGGCCCGCCTCGCGACCATCCTCTACACGGCCGCCGAGTCGCTCCGCGCGGTCGCCGTCCTCCTGAACCCGATCATGCCGGAGACCTCGCAGGCGCTCTGGGACTCCCTGGGCGCCGAGGCGTCCCTGGGCGCCCTGGCGGCCCAGCCGGTCCAGTCCTCCGCGACCTGGGGCCGGCTCCCGGCGGGCGCGACGGTGACGAAGGGCGCGGTGCTGTTCCCGCGCCTGGAGGAGCCGAAGAAGGACTGA
- a CDS encoding response regulator transcription factor yields MRVLVAEDERDLARLVALGLRRAGFAVDAVHDGEAALERLDLYAYDVLVLDRDLPRVHGDEVARRLVTAGSPTRILMLTAATAVEDRVEGLDLGADDYLGKPFEFPELVSRVRALRRRSARPALPPLLGRDGLLVDTVRRTATRDGRDLDLSPKEFSVLQILLEAEGAVVSAEELLERAWDAHADPFTGAVRVCMSKLRAKLGEPTVIRTLQGVGYVL; encoded by the coding sequence ATGCGTGTACTCGTCGCCGAGGACGAGCGGGACCTCGCCCGGCTCGTCGCCCTCGGCCTGCGCCGGGCCGGATTCGCCGTCGATGCCGTCCACGACGGTGAGGCCGCGCTGGAGCGGCTCGACCTGTACGCGTACGACGTGCTCGTCCTCGACCGTGACCTGCCCCGCGTCCACGGCGACGAGGTCGCCCGCCGCCTCGTCACTGCCGGCTCCCCGACCCGCATCCTCATGCTGACCGCCGCCACCGCCGTCGAGGACCGCGTCGAGGGCCTCGACCTCGGCGCCGACGACTACCTCGGCAAGCCCTTCGAGTTCCCCGAGCTGGTCTCCCGCGTACGGGCCCTGCGGCGGCGCTCCGCCCGGCCCGCCCTCCCGCCGCTCCTCGGACGGGACGGGCTGCTCGTCGACACCGTCCGGCGGACCGCCACCCGCGACGGGCGGGACCTCGACCTCTCCCCCAAGGAGTTCTCCGTCCTCCAGATCCTCCTGGAGGCCGAGGGCGCGGTCGTCTCCGCCGAGGAGCTCCTCGAACGCGCCTGGGACGCCCACGCCGACCCCTTCACCGGGGCCGTACGCGTCTGCATGAGCAAGCTGCGGGCGAAGCTGGGGGAGCCGACGGTCATCCGGACCCTGCAGGGTGTGGGGTACGTGCTGTGA
- a CDS encoding sensor histidine kinase — protein sequence MTTPLLGAGSTIRTRIALVYGGVFLVLGALLLLLVNLLVRAGTDGETEEIVARADDVAVVEAYRLGADISDAAGDQMLMWSCLGLLLMACGAVVVGWWTAGRVLRPVHDMTARARRLSERNLHERIAASGPDDELKELGDTIDALLGRLETAFDSQRRFIANASHELRTPLATQRAAIQVGLGDDCEVRQVLLDSNRRSERLIDGLLLLARSERGLAEREAVVLGEVVAEEYEDADVVLDGGVVVGSRVLLGQLVRNLVANAVAYNLPEGGTVGVRVEGGVLTVVNTGPVVPEADVAGLFEPFRRGEGRDRMGPGAGLGLSIVRSIAVAHGGSVKAVARGAEAGGGLVVAVTLPVTATPAVASAAAS from the coding sequence GTGACCACTCCCCTGCTCGGGGCCGGGTCCACCATCCGGACCCGGATCGCGCTCGTCTACGGCGGCGTCTTCCTGGTCCTCGGCGCCCTCCTGCTCCTCCTCGTGAACCTGCTGGTCAGAGCCGGTACGGACGGGGAGACCGAGGAGATCGTCGCGCGCGCGGACGACGTCGCCGTCGTGGAGGCGTACCGACTCGGCGCCGACATCAGCGACGCCGCAGGCGACCAGATGCTCATGTGGTCCTGCCTCGGCCTGCTGCTCATGGCCTGCGGCGCGGTCGTCGTCGGCTGGTGGACCGCCGGGCGCGTCCTGCGACCCGTGCACGACATGACCGCCCGGGCGCGGCGGCTCTCCGAGCGGAACCTGCACGAGAGGATCGCGGCGAGCGGCCCCGACGACGAGCTGAAGGAGCTCGGCGACACGATCGACGCGCTCCTCGGACGCCTGGAGACGGCCTTCGACAGCCAGCGGCGGTTCATCGCCAACGCCTCCCACGAACTGCGCACCCCGCTCGCCACGCAGCGCGCCGCCATCCAGGTCGGGCTGGGTGACGACTGCGAGGTGCGGCAGGTGCTCCTCGACTCCAACCGCCGCAGCGAACGGCTCATCGACGGGCTGCTCCTCCTCGCGCGGAGCGAGCGCGGGCTCGCGGAGCGGGAGGCGGTGGTGCTGGGGGAGGTCGTCGCGGAGGAGTACGAGGACGCCGACGTGGTCCTCGACGGGGGCGTCGTCGTGGGGAGCAGGGTGCTGCTCGGGCAGCTCGTCCGGAACCTCGTCGCCAACGCGGTCGCCTACAACCTGCCGGAGGGCGGGACCGTCGGCGTACGGGTGGAGGGCGGGGTGCTGACCGTCGTCAACACGGGACCGGTGGTCCCGGAGGCGGACGTCGCCGGGCTCTTCGAGCCCTTCAGGAGGGGTGAGGGGCGGGACCGGATGGGGCCGGGCGCGGGGCTCGGGCTCTCCATCGTGCGGTCGATCGCCGTGGCCCACGGCGGGAGCGTGAAGGCCGTCGCGCGGGGCGCGGAGGCGGGTGGCGGGCTGGTGGTGGCGGTGACCCTGCCGGTCACCGCCACCCCTGCCGTCGCCTCTGCCGCCGCCTCTTAG